From a region of the Halolamina sp. CBA1230 genome:
- a CDS encoding DUF2080 family transposase-associated protein, translating into MDRHEIEGHEVIEGEVKATGNGAHVLVPKRWRGADVKIVRTSEPDE; encoded by the coding sequence ATGGATAGGCACGAAATCGAAGGCCACGAAGTCATCGAGGGCGAGGTAAAAGCCACTGGCAACGGCGCACACGTCCTCGTCCCAAAACGGTGGCGTGGAGCAGACGTGAAAATCGTCAGAACCTCTGAGCCTGACGAGTAA
- a CDS encoding RNA-guided endonuclease TnpB family protein: protein MNYNYRYRLKPTEDQRETLDYHRDTCRQLYNHALYRFNQIPEDEGTVKQRVRKIRDEIPNLKDWWDALTEVYSKVLQPTVMRVAKNIKALGNLKEQGYKVGELRWKSPREFRSFTYNQSGFELDKKSGQTVLSLSKLATIPIELHRPLPDDATVKEVTLKKEKTGEWFAIFGIEMDTEPPAKPPLEDIDTDEMVGIDVGILKYAHDTDGTAVESLDLSEERDRLEREQRKLSRKEHGSNNWENQRRRVAECHLDIKRKRRDFLHKLSNYYAREYELVAVEDLDVKGMLESPRNSRNTASAAWNTFTDMLETKCEREGTHFVEVDPDGTTKECAQCGVETDKPLWVREHSCPACGFEADRDANAAWNILSRGLTELGVGHSEATPVETALPVDTAVVSAKRVVEAGSPCLKEPPTAASRQG, encoded by the coding sequence ATGAACTACAACTACAGGTATCGCCTCAAGCCGACAGAAGACCAGCGCGAGACGCTGGACTACCACCGCGATACCTGTAGACAACTCTATAACCACGCCCTGTACCGCTTCAACCAAATCCCCGAAGACGAGGGCACCGTCAAACAGCGTGTCCGCAAAATCCGTGACGAGATCCCCAATCTCAAAGACTGGTGGGATGCACTCACTGAGGTCTACTCGAAGGTACTCCAGCCCACCGTCATGCGGGTCGCCAAGAACATCAAAGCTCTCGGAAACCTCAAAGAGCAGGGCTACAAAGTTGGTGAACTTCGGTGGAAGTCACCTCGGGAGTTCCGCAGTTTCACCTACAACCAGTCTGGCTTCGAACTCGACAAGAAGAGTGGGCAGACTGTGTTGTCGCTGTCGAAACTCGCAACCATCCCCATCGAACTCCACCGACCGCTGCCTGACGACGCCACGGTCAAGGAAGTCACGCTCAAAAAGGAGAAAACTGGCGAGTGGTTCGCCATTTTCGGTATCGAGATGGACACAGAACCGCCAGCCAAGCCACCGCTGGAGGATATTGACACTGACGAGATGGTCGGGATTGACGTGGGTATTCTGAAGTATGCCCACGACACCGACGGCACAGCGGTCGAATCACTCGACCTCTCCGAAGAACGTGACAGGCTCGAACGGGAGCAACGGAAACTCTCCCGGAAAGAGCATGGGTCGAACAATTGGGAGAACCAACGTCGGCGTGTCGCTGAGTGCCATCTCGACATCAAGCGCAAGCGGCGTGATTTCCTGCACAAACTCTCGAACTACTACGCTCGGGAGTACGAACTGGTGGCCGTCGAAGACCTCGACGTGAAAGGGATGCTCGAATCACCGCGAAACAGCCGCAACACGGCGTCAGCTGCGTGGAATACCTTCACCGACATGCTCGAAACGAAGTGTGAACGGGAAGGCACGCACTTCGTGGAAGTTGATCCAGATGGCACCACCAAAGAGTGCGCTCAGTGTGGCGTCGAAACCGACAAACCGCTGTGGGTTCGAGAACATTCCTGTCCTGCCTGTGGCTTCGAGGCAGACAGAGACGCAAACGCAGCGTGGAACATTCTTTCTCGCGGACTCACCGAACTAGGAGTGGGTCACTCCGAAGCAACGCCTGTGGAGACTGCGCTCCCTGTGGACACTGCGGTTGTGTCTGCAAAGCGCGTCGTTGAAGCAGGAAGCCCCTGCCTCAAGGAGCCGCCAACGGCGGCGAGTAGGCAGGGGTAG